DNA from Brassica napus cultivar Da-Ae chromosome C4, Da-Ae, whole genome shotgun sequence:
TACGCCAGAGAGCCAATGCAAAAAACCAGACCAAACTCACAAGTACAAAGTACATGACTCATCTGGAACATTATCAACATGTTCTAGTAACGTCTCAAGCCAAGTCTTGGACCGTTTCATAGATGGGGAagagcatcatcatcatcataagcaAAAGAGCGGTTCTTCACTAAGCAACCTCTCAGGTAGCACCATCAAAGCAAAGAAGCTTCCTCCTCGATCTCAAATCCATTCACCAACAGTATCAGACATTGTCAAAGAGAGACGACACTCCGATAACAACCATATAAACGACGCATCGGCACGGTCCCTCGCAAGAAGCGTCATGGAAAGACTCTCCCACACTCAAGGCAAGTCAAAGGCCCTGAGCTACGGGTCACAAGACTTGGACGTTTTCGCCAATCTCCTCCCACTGGCTGAACACATAAAGAACGGTTATTACAAGGATGACCACGTGGAGGAGGAGGTGTTCTCGCACGGTAAGAACACCGAGCTAGAGAAGAAGTATAAAGAAGCTGAGAAGAGAGTGAAGATGCTTTCTCAAGAACTAAACGAGGAGAAGTGTGACTTTGAGGAGAGAGTAGGCTTAGCGTTCGAAGTCTTGAGCCTCTTGAGGTCACAGATAGACGAGAGAGCTTTAGCTAAAGAAGAGATCAAACGTGTAAAGACCGATGCAGAGTTGCATATAAAGAGactagagaaagagaagagCGAGTTAGAGTTTGGTCTTGAGAAAGAAATTGATAGAAGATCGATAGAGTGGAGTTCAAAGCTAGAGAGCTTTCAGACAGAGGAGAAGAGGCTGAGAGAGCGCGTGAGAGAGCTCGCCGAGCACAACGTCTCGCTCCAGAGAGAAGTAGCGACGTTTCACGAGAAGGAAACCGAGCGGATGGATATGATAAGAGAGATGGACGAGAAGGTTAACGAGCTGAGTGAAAGAGAAGAGCAGACAAGACAAGAGAGTGTGTATTTAATGCAAAACCTCTCCGAGTTGCAAGAGAGTTACGGTGAAGCGAGAGAGGATCTTGATTGTGTGAGAAGAATGTTTGAAGAGAAAGACAAGGAGTGTAAAGAGCTGAACAAGTCTGTAACGAGGCTTGTGAGAACGTGCAGAGAGCAGGAGAAGACTATTCAAGGACTTAGAGATGGTTTCTCCGAGAAGCAACCGTTGGAGAAGTTTCAGACAGAACAGATAAGATTGGCAGGTGTTGAGTACTCACTTAGAAAAGAGTTGGAATCGATGAAGCTTGAAGGTGAGACTCTTCGTATAGAGAATACTTGTCTGCGGAGTCGAGTAAAAGACCAAGAAGAGGGTGAAGCTATGACGACTTTGAAGCTAGATAACGAGATGAAGATGCGTGTGTGTCTCTTGCAAGACCAAGGAGTGTCAATGTTGAATGAGAGCATGCAGGTGTGTTACAAGCTATTGAAGTTCATCAAAGAGAAGTTATCTCAGGACATGCGTGATGGAATGAGTGAGCAGTTTTTGATTGAATGTGAGATGAATGTCCATGGGATAAGGCGAGGAACTGAAGATTTGAAGAGAAGTTTGCAGACAGTCACCAGCTTACTACTTGAGAAAGGCAATGAGATTGCATCAAACTCAGAGTCACCTGCTAGGCCTAGTGAGCCAAGAAACCAATCTGTGGAGGTGAGTTTGTCCAAAATCTCTTAGTAAtattcattttaatataaaacaggTCTGACCCtgaaacaattttcttaaaatcctaTTCATACCACTCAAATCGGTTTAAATGATTctaaattagtttaaatatataaaatttaataataatattagtataaatccacaaatttgtctaatttttcttttttttgtatatctaatatgaaatgtatataaaataaattagtattTCGTTAAAGATAATCCGCCTACTCGTTTATTTGCTTAGTTACCGCCTAcagattttttgaacattgatTTTAACCCAAGTTTATTACATGTTTTATATGTGCTAAGTGTTTCACCTTTTGTCTGATTTTAGAAACTTCTGAGAGCTGAGCTCAGAGCAGAGAGTCTAATCACGAATTT
Protein-coding regions in this window:
- the LOC106450994 gene encoding interaptin isoform X1, whose amino-acid sequence is MKKLFFFKSSSGNGNDKQNRRGKESEATPKGVAIKSQSGQALRRSHSFSSAAFLLDGTSSNDPTATRQRNHQSSRFRCFTPESQCKKPDQTHKYKVHDSSGTLSTCSSNVSSQVLDRFIDGEEHHHHHKQKSGSSLSNLSGSTIKAKKLPPRSQIHSPTVSDIVKERRHSDNNHINDASARSLARSVMERLSHTQGKSKALSYGSQDLDVFANLLPLAEHIKNGYYKDDHVEEEVFSHGKNTELEKKYKEAEKRVKMLSQELNEEKCDFEERVGLAFEVLSLLRSQIDERALAKEEIKRVKTDAELHIKRLEKEKSELEFGLEKEIDRRSIEWSSKLESFQTEEKRLRERVRELAEHNVSLQREVATFHEKETERMDMIREMDEKVNELSEREEQTRQESVYLMQNLSELQESYGEAREDLDCVRRMFEEKDKECKELNKSVTRLVRTCREQEKTIQGLRDGFSEKQPLEKFQTEQIRLAGVEYSLRKELESMKLEGETLRIENTCLRSRVKDQEEGEAMTTLKLDNEMKMRVCLLQDQGVSMLNESMQVCYKLLKFIKEKLSQDMRDGMSEQFLIECEMNVHGIRRGTEDLKRSLQTVTSLLLEKGNEIASNSESPARPSEPRNQSVEKLLRAELRAESLITNLLREKLYSKEQEIQQLHAEVATGVRGNEVLRREIQNVLDNLSVNTHQLKDLKLQMVKKDENVNRLETNLQEAAKQFASMKVNLPRVMEEREQMCKEVNECRKRNMELESEKDVLKKEVERLEEETLYKEGQITILKDTLGSKHFDLLSGTDFSYNDFLVQ
- the LOC106450994 gene encoding interaptin isoform X2, which produces MKKLFFFKSSSGNGNDKQNRRGKESEATPKGVAIKSQSGQALRRSHSFSSAAFLLDGTSSNDPTATRQRNHQSSRCFTPESQCKKPDQTHKYKVHDSSGTLSTCSSNVSSQVLDRFIDGEEHHHHHKQKSGSSLSNLSGSTIKAKKLPPRSQIHSPTVSDIVKERRHSDNNHINDASARSLARSVMERLSHTQGKSKALSYGSQDLDVFANLLPLAEHIKNGYYKDDHVEEEVFSHGKNTELEKKYKEAEKRVKMLSQELNEEKCDFEERVGLAFEVLSLLRSQIDERALAKEEIKRVKTDAELHIKRLEKEKSELEFGLEKEIDRRSIEWSSKLESFQTEEKRLRERVRELAEHNVSLQREVATFHEKETERMDMIREMDEKVNELSEREEQTRQESVYLMQNLSELQESYGEAREDLDCVRRMFEEKDKECKELNKSVTRLVRTCREQEKTIQGLRDGFSEKQPLEKFQTEQIRLAGVEYSLRKELESMKLEGETLRIENTCLRSRVKDQEEGEAMTTLKLDNEMKMRVCLLQDQGVSMLNESMQVCYKLLKFIKEKLSQDMRDGMSEQFLIECEMNVHGIRRGTEDLKRSLQTVTSLLLEKGNEIASNSESPARPSEPRNQSVEKLLRAELRAESLITNLLREKLYSKEQEIQQLHAEVATGVRGNEVLRREIQNVLDNLSVNTHQLKDLKLQMVKKDENVNRLETNLQEAAKQFASMKVNLPRVMEEREQMCKEVNECRKRNMELESEKDVLKKEVERLEEETLYKEGQITILKDTLGSKHFDLLSGTDFSYNDFLVQ